The Coffea arabica cultivar ET-39 chromosome 3c, Coffea Arabica ET-39 HiFi, whole genome shotgun sequence genome contains a region encoding:
- the LOC140038172 gene encoding PRA1 family protein E-like — protein sequence MSSPAQPTAAAQLRQRLRPWAQFFSLSTFSLPISLSDTTYRINQNLRFFFPNYTLLVLLVLFLSLIYHPLSLIIFLVIFAGWLFLYFSRNPDDPLIILNFEISDKIVLGLLGLVTLVALIFAKVWLNVVVSVVIGVVIVCLHGALRAPEEDLESPYGSLLSDVTSPSGDYTMV from the coding sequence ATGTCCTCCCCAGCACAACCAACCGCCGCCGCGCAACTCCGCCAACGCCTCCGTCCATGGGCCCAATTTTTTAGCCTATCCACCTTCAGTCTCCCAATCTCCCTCTCCGACACCACCTACCGGATCAACCAAAACCTCCGCTTCTTCTTCCCAAACTACACTCTCCTCGTCCTATTAGTCCTCTTCCTCAGCCTAATCTACCACCCTCTTTCCCTCATCATCTTCCTCGTCATCTTCGCCGGCTGGCTCTTTCTCTACTTCTCCAGAAACCCTGATGACCCATTGATCATCTTGAACTTTGAAATAAGTGATAAGATTGTTTTGGGGCTTCTGGGCTTGGTTACTTTGGTTGCCCTAATTTTTGCTAAGGTCTGGCTGAACGTCGTCGTATCAGTGGTGATTGGAGTGGTGATTGTCTGCTTACATGGTGCATTGAGAGCTCCCGAGGAGGATTTGGAGTCTCCTTATGGGTCTTTGCTTTCTGATGTAACTAGCCCATCAGGGGACTATACCATGGTTTAG
- the LOC140037549 gene encoding phosphatidate cytidylyltransferase 1: MEKDMHKDSGSGAPGTPGGGRLRRRRGSNEVPPEVAKVNGNHLLVHDRNKYKSMLIRMYSTVWMIGGFVFVIYMGHLYIWAMVVVIQIFMAKELFNLLRRAHEDKQLPGFRLLNWHFFFTAMLFGYGRILNQRLVNTVIQDKFLYKLVSEFIKYHMVICYFLYIAGFMWFILTLKKKMYKYQFGQYAWTHMILIVVFTQSSFTVANIFEGIFWFLLPASLIVINDIAAYLFGFFFGRTPLIKLSPKKTWEGFIGASVTTIISAFVLANFFGRFQWLTCPRKDLSMGWLNCDPGPLFRPENYALPEWVPQWFPWREFQVLPVQLHALCLGLFASIIAPFGGFFASGFKRAFKIKDFGDSIPGHGGITDRMDCQMVMAVFAYIYHQSFVVPQSISIETILDQILMNLTFEEQRALYLKIEQIIQERLTGES; the protein is encoded by the exons atggagaaagataTGCACAAGGATAGTGGTTCAGGCGCCCCTGGAACGCCTGGTGGTGGCCGGCTACGTCGTCGTAGAGGTTCAAATGAG GTTCCTCCTGAGGTTGCTAAAGTGAATGGAAATCATTTACTTGTTCATGATCGAAACAAATACAAGTCGATGTTGATCCGGATGTACTCAACAGTATGGATGATTGGGGGCTTTGTCTTCGTAATATATATGGGTCATCTTTATATTTGGGCCATGGTAGTAGTGATCCAAATTTTCATGGCGAAAGAGCTGTTTAATCTTCTTAGGCGAGCACATGAAGATAAGCAACTTCCAGGCTTCCGATTATTAAATTG GCATTTCTTTTTCACAGCAATGCTTTTTGGGTATGGCCGTATCCTAAATCAAAGACTGGTGAATACTGTTATTCAAGACAAGTTCTTGTACAAGCTTGTGAGCGAATTTATCAAGTATCATATGGTGATTTGTTATTTCTTGTATATTGCAG GTTTCATGTGGTTTATTCTTACTCTTAAGAAGAAGATGTACAAGTATCAGTTTGGCCAGTATGCATGGACCCACATGATTCTGATTGTGGTCTTTACACAGTCTTCCTTCACTGTGGCCAATATTTTTGAGGGAATTTTCTG GTTCCTTCTTCCAGCATCACTTATTGTCATCAATGACATTGCTGCTTATTTGTTTGGGTTTTTCTTTGGAAGAACTCCTTTGATCAAGTTGTCTCCGAAGAAAACTTGGGAAGGCTTCATAGGAGCATCTGTTACGACTATTATCTCTGCCTTTGTG cttgcaaactTCTTTGGTCGTTTTCAGTGGCTTACGTGTCCTAGGAAG GATTTGTCCATGGGCTGGCTTAACTGTGATCCTGGTCCTCTGTTTAGACCAGAAAATTACGCTCTACCAGAATGGGTTCCTCAATGG TTCCCTTGGAGAGAGTTCCAAGTATTGCCAGTACAGTTGCATGCTTTGTGCCTTGGATTATTTGCTTCAATTATTGCACCTTTTGGAGGGTTCTTTGCAAGTGGCTTCAAAAGAGCTTTCAAGATTAAG GATTTTGGTGATAGTATTCCAGGACATGGTGGAATCACTGACAGAATGGATTGTCAG ATGGTGATGGCCGTTTTTGCTTACATCTATCATCAGTCATTTGTGGTGCCTCAGAGCATATCAATTGAGACGATCTTGGATCAG ATACTAATGAACCTCACATTTGAAGAGCAGCGAGCTTTGTACCTGAAAATTGAACAGATCATCCAGGAGAGGCTGACAGGGGAATCTTAA
- the LOC140037551 gene encoding CRM-domain containing factor CFM3A, chloroplastic/mitochondrial-like isoform X1: MALVPIQQFYPRATTFMDSFQSSVSKLHVKTRLQFLRYGSSIPLKKQTFFIANKSTMNSDSIQRQNPQKSFDFDGRTKNKEWDFASKGSNASEVSLSRNSWLDKWNETHKQDKKLKRPQVVLNYRNNGEVSSSDCEESGGGTGTTMERIVEKLKKFGYVDNVTDKVGEDRVIERGSIEDMFYIEEGILPNTRGGFSEKSPFGDESVVGSDGEVRFPWEKDEVKDKERYSVRQKSKTSFAELTLPESELRRLRNMALRIKNKTRIGGAGVTQEVVEKIHQKWKGSEVVRLKVEGAPALNMRRMHEILERKTGGLVIWRSGTSVALYRGVGYEAPSERLKKRIYKENEIPHDQSLVTTVSNSNDHLECNPCSNVHTPESVTSFSKDAGENRSIGSFPEVKYEDEVDKLLHGLGPRYTDRPGAGPLPVDADLLPSVIPGYQRPFRLLPYGVRSTLGMKEGTALRRLARSLPPHFALGRSRQHQGLAVAMIKLWERSSIAKIALKRGVQLTTSERMAEDIKNLTGGVLLSRNKDFLVFYRGKNFLSPDVAEALLEKERLAKTLQDEEERARLKASALVTPSRVISDESGTAGTLGETLDADARWGKKLDDVLKAKVMREAEMLRHANLVRKLEKKLGFAERKISKAERALSKVEETLYPADRAADLQSITDEERFMFRKLGLRMKAFLLLGRRGVFDGTVENMHLHWKYRELVKIIVKAKNFEEVKAIALSLEAESGGLLVSVDKVSKGYAIIVFRGKDYKRPSTLRPKNLLTKRKALARSIELQRRQALLKHIGRLQTNVEQIRAEIEQMANVKDQGDEELYDRLDSAYPTEDDEDSEEEEDGAYPETYGSETDLADKSDDPFSSHHLGNFVHRTGDVSESETEYVES; encoded by the exons ATGGCCTTAGTGCCCATCCAACAGTTCTATCCAAGAGCTACTACCTTCATGGACTCATTTCAGAGCTCAGTATCCAAACTTCATGTTAAAACCCGCCTGCAATTCCTCAGGTATGGTTCTTCAATTCCATTAAAgaaacaaactttctttatagcCAATAAGAGTACCATGAATTCAGACTCAATCCAACGACAAAATCCTCAAAAAAGTTTTGATTTTGATGGTAGAACAAAGAATAAAGAATGGGATTTTGCCAGTAAAGGTTCAAACGCTAGTGAGGTGAGCTTGTCTAGGAATTCTTGGTTGGATAAATGGAATGAAACCCACAAGCAGGATAAGAAACTTAAAAGGCCTCAGGTAGTGTTGAATTATAGAAATAACGGGGAGGTTTCAAGTTCTGATTGTGAAGAAAGTGGTGGTGGTACTGGTACTACAATGGAGAGAattgttgaaaaattgaagaaatttggGTATGTCGATAATGTCACTGACAAGGTAGGGGAGGATAGAGTGATTGAGAGAGGGTCTATTGAGGACATGTTTTATATTGAAGAAGGGATTTTGCCTAATACTAGAGGTGGGTTTTCGGAGAAATCGCCATTTGGGGATGAGAGTGTGGTTGGAAGTGATGGAGAAGTGAGGTTTCCGTGGGAGAAGGACGAGGTAAAAGACAAGGAGAGGTATTCAGTGAGGCAGAAGAGTAAAACTTCTTTTGCTGAACTGACTCTTCCCGAGTCTGAGCTTAGGAGGCTGAGGAACATGGCTCTTCGGATAAAGAATAAGACGAGGATTGGTGGTGCTGGTGTTACTCAAGAGGTTGTCGAAAAGATACATCAGAAGTGGAAGGGATCTGAGGTTGTGAGGCTGAAAGTTGAGGGGGCTCCTGCACTTAATATGAGGCGAATGCATGAAATTTTAGAG AGAAAAACTGGTGGGTTGGTAATCTGGAGATCAGGCACTTCTGTTGCTCTTTACAGAGGTGTAGGATATGAAGCTCCTTCTGAACGATTGAAGAAAAGGATTTATAAGGAAAATGAAATCCCTCATGATCAATCTCTAGTTACTACCGTCAGTAATAGCAATGACCATTTAGAATGCAATCCTTGCAGCAATGTGCATACACCTGAATCTGTAACAAGTTTTAGCAAGGATGCTGGGGAGAACAGAAGCATTGGATCATTTCCAGAAGTCAAGTATGAAGATGAGGTAGACAAACTGTTACATGGCCTTGGCCCAAGGTACACTGATCGGCCAGGAGCTGGTCCATTACCTGTGGATGCAGATTTGCTTCCCAGTGTCATTCCCGGTTATCAACGTCCTTTTAGATTACTTCCCTACGGTGTCCGATCTACCCTTGGAATGAAGGAGGGAACGGCGTTACGCAGACTTGCCAGATCTCTACCTCCACATTTTGCACTGG GCAGAAGCAGGCAACACCAAGGTCTGGCTGTTGCCATGATTAAGCTCTGGGAAAGAAGTTCCATTGCAAAAATTGCTCTGAAACGTGGTGTCCAGCTAACTACAAGCGAAAGAATGGCTGAAGATATCAAG AATTTGACAGGGGGAGTACTACTCTCTAGAAACAAGGACTTCTTGGTGTTTTACAGAGGGAAAAACTTTTTGTCACCAGATGTTGCTGAAGCTTTGCTGGAAAAGGAGAGACTGGCTAAGACATTGCAAGATGAAGAAGAACGTGCCCGCTTAAAGGCATCGGCCTTGGTTACACCAAGTAGGGTAATAAGTGATGAATCTGGAACTGCTGGTACTCTTGGAGAAACATTAGATGCTGATGCTAGATGGGGTAAAAAACTAGATGATGTTCTCAAGGCAAAGGTTATGAGAGAAGCAGAAATGCTGAGGCATGCCAACCTTGTCAGAAAGCTTGAAAAAAAGCTTGGTTTT GCTGAAAGAAAGATAAGTAAAGCTGAACGAGCTCTGTCAAAGGTGGAAGAGACCTTATATCCAGCAGATCGGGCTGCAGATCTTCAGAGCATTACCGATGAAGAGAGGTTTATGTTTAGAAAGCTTGGTTTAAGGATGAAAGCATTCCTACTTCTAG GTAGACGTGGAGTTTTTGACGGTACTGTGGAGAATATGCATTTACATTGGAAATACCGCGAACTGGTCAAGATCATTGTAAAGGCCAAAAACTTTGAAGAAGTCAAAGCTATTGCATTATCccttgaagctgagagtggtgGTCTGTTGGTTTCTGTTGACAAAGTATCAAAGGGCTATGCTATTATTGTTTTTCGGGGTAAGGACTATAAGAGGCCTTCCACTCTGAGGCCTAAGAATCTCTTGACAAAAAGAAAAGCGTTGGCTCGGTCTATTGAGCTTCAAAGGCGCCAG GCTCTCCTGAAGCATATTGGAAGGCTGCAAACAAACGTGGAGCAGATAAGAGCGGAAATC GAACAAATGGCAAATGTGAAGGACCAAGGGGATGAGGAGCTGTATGACAGATTAGATTCTGCTTATCCTACCGAGGATGATGAGGACAGTGAG GAAGAAGAGGATGGTGCATACCCTGAGACATATGGCAGTGAAACTGACCTCGCTGACAAAAGTGATGACCCTTTTAGTAGTCACCATTTGGGGAATTTTGTACATCGTACTGGAGATGTATCAGAATCAGAAACAGAATATGTGGAGTCATAG
- the LOC140037551 gene encoding CRM-domain containing factor CFM3A, chloroplastic/mitochondrial-like isoform X2, producing the protein MALVPIQQFYPRATTFMDSFQSSVSKLHVKTRLQFLRTKNKEWDFASKGSNASEVSLSRNSWLDKWNETHKQDKKLKRPQVVLNYRNNGEVSSSDCEESGGGTGTTMERIVEKLKKFGYVDNVTDKVGEDRVIERGSIEDMFYIEEGILPNTRGGFSEKSPFGDESVVGSDGEVRFPWEKDEVKDKERYSVRQKSKTSFAELTLPESELRRLRNMALRIKNKTRIGGAGVTQEVVEKIHQKWKGSEVVRLKVEGAPALNMRRMHEILERKTGGLVIWRSGTSVALYRGVGYEAPSERLKKRIYKENEIPHDQSLVTTVSNSNDHLECNPCSNVHTPESVTSFSKDAGENRSIGSFPEVKYEDEVDKLLHGLGPRYTDRPGAGPLPVDADLLPSVIPGYQRPFRLLPYGVRSTLGMKEGTALRRLARSLPPHFALGRSRQHQGLAVAMIKLWERSSIAKIALKRGVQLTTSERMAEDIKNLTGGVLLSRNKDFLVFYRGKNFLSPDVAEALLEKERLAKTLQDEEERARLKASALVTPSRVISDESGTAGTLGETLDADARWGKKLDDVLKAKVMREAEMLRHANLVRKLEKKLGFAERKISKAERALSKVEETLYPADRAADLQSITDEERFMFRKLGLRMKAFLLLGRRGVFDGTVENMHLHWKYRELVKIIVKAKNFEEVKAIALSLEAESGGLLVSVDKVSKGYAIIVFRGKDYKRPSTLRPKNLLTKRKALARSIELQRRQALLKHIGRLQTNVEQIRAEIEQMANVKDQGDEELYDRLDSAYPTEDDEDSEEEEDGAYPETYGSETDLADKSDDPFSSHHLGNFVHRTGDVSESETEYVES; encoded by the exons ATGGCCTTAGTGCCCATCCAACAGTTCTATCCAAGAGCTACTACCTTCATGGACTCATTTCAGAGCTCAGTATCCAAACTTCATGTTAAAACCCGCCTGCAATTCCTCAG AACAAAGAATAAAGAATGGGATTTTGCCAGTAAAGGTTCAAACGCTAGTGAGGTGAGCTTGTCTAGGAATTCTTGGTTGGATAAATGGAATGAAACCCACAAGCAGGATAAGAAACTTAAAAGGCCTCAGGTAGTGTTGAATTATAGAAATAACGGGGAGGTTTCAAGTTCTGATTGTGAAGAAAGTGGTGGTGGTACTGGTACTACAATGGAGAGAattgttgaaaaattgaagaaatttggGTATGTCGATAATGTCACTGACAAGGTAGGGGAGGATAGAGTGATTGAGAGAGGGTCTATTGAGGACATGTTTTATATTGAAGAAGGGATTTTGCCTAATACTAGAGGTGGGTTTTCGGAGAAATCGCCATTTGGGGATGAGAGTGTGGTTGGAAGTGATGGAGAAGTGAGGTTTCCGTGGGAGAAGGACGAGGTAAAAGACAAGGAGAGGTATTCAGTGAGGCAGAAGAGTAAAACTTCTTTTGCTGAACTGACTCTTCCCGAGTCTGAGCTTAGGAGGCTGAGGAACATGGCTCTTCGGATAAAGAATAAGACGAGGATTGGTGGTGCTGGTGTTACTCAAGAGGTTGTCGAAAAGATACATCAGAAGTGGAAGGGATCTGAGGTTGTGAGGCTGAAAGTTGAGGGGGCTCCTGCACTTAATATGAGGCGAATGCATGAAATTTTAGAG AGAAAAACTGGTGGGTTGGTAATCTGGAGATCAGGCACTTCTGTTGCTCTTTACAGAGGTGTAGGATATGAAGCTCCTTCTGAACGATTGAAGAAAAGGATTTATAAGGAAAATGAAATCCCTCATGATCAATCTCTAGTTACTACCGTCAGTAATAGCAATGACCATTTAGAATGCAATCCTTGCAGCAATGTGCATACACCTGAATCTGTAACAAGTTTTAGCAAGGATGCTGGGGAGAACAGAAGCATTGGATCATTTCCAGAAGTCAAGTATGAAGATGAGGTAGACAAACTGTTACATGGCCTTGGCCCAAGGTACACTGATCGGCCAGGAGCTGGTCCATTACCTGTGGATGCAGATTTGCTTCCCAGTGTCATTCCCGGTTATCAACGTCCTTTTAGATTACTTCCCTACGGTGTCCGATCTACCCTTGGAATGAAGGAGGGAACGGCGTTACGCAGACTTGCCAGATCTCTACCTCCACATTTTGCACTGG GCAGAAGCAGGCAACACCAAGGTCTGGCTGTTGCCATGATTAAGCTCTGGGAAAGAAGTTCCATTGCAAAAATTGCTCTGAAACGTGGTGTCCAGCTAACTACAAGCGAAAGAATGGCTGAAGATATCAAG AATTTGACAGGGGGAGTACTACTCTCTAGAAACAAGGACTTCTTGGTGTTTTACAGAGGGAAAAACTTTTTGTCACCAGATGTTGCTGAAGCTTTGCTGGAAAAGGAGAGACTGGCTAAGACATTGCAAGATGAAGAAGAACGTGCCCGCTTAAAGGCATCGGCCTTGGTTACACCAAGTAGGGTAATAAGTGATGAATCTGGAACTGCTGGTACTCTTGGAGAAACATTAGATGCTGATGCTAGATGGGGTAAAAAACTAGATGATGTTCTCAAGGCAAAGGTTATGAGAGAAGCAGAAATGCTGAGGCATGCCAACCTTGTCAGAAAGCTTGAAAAAAAGCTTGGTTTT GCTGAAAGAAAGATAAGTAAAGCTGAACGAGCTCTGTCAAAGGTGGAAGAGACCTTATATCCAGCAGATCGGGCTGCAGATCTTCAGAGCATTACCGATGAAGAGAGGTTTATGTTTAGAAAGCTTGGTTTAAGGATGAAAGCATTCCTACTTCTAG GTAGACGTGGAGTTTTTGACGGTACTGTGGAGAATATGCATTTACATTGGAAATACCGCGAACTGGTCAAGATCATTGTAAAGGCCAAAAACTTTGAAGAAGTCAAAGCTATTGCATTATCccttgaagctgagagtggtgGTCTGTTGGTTTCTGTTGACAAAGTATCAAAGGGCTATGCTATTATTGTTTTTCGGGGTAAGGACTATAAGAGGCCTTCCACTCTGAGGCCTAAGAATCTCTTGACAAAAAGAAAAGCGTTGGCTCGGTCTATTGAGCTTCAAAGGCGCCAG GCTCTCCTGAAGCATATTGGAAGGCTGCAAACAAACGTGGAGCAGATAAGAGCGGAAATC GAACAAATGGCAAATGTGAAGGACCAAGGGGATGAGGAGCTGTATGACAGATTAGATTCTGCTTATCCTACCGAGGATGATGAGGACAGTGAG GAAGAAGAGGATGGTGCATACCCTGAGACATATGGCAGTGAAACTGACCTCGCTGACAAAAGTGATGACCCTTTTAGTAGTCACCATTTGGGGAATTTTGTACATCGTACTGGAGATGTATCAGAATCAGAAACAGAATATGTGGAGTCATAG